The segment CAGAGCCTGACTTAAATTTTTGGACAATGAACGCCAATTTCTTTTCTGATAATTTCTAATGATTAATTCAAGCCATGCTTCTACACTGCCAGGATAGACTTTTAAGGCCTTGCGCAAAGCTTTTTGGCCTAAATCGCTTTCCTGACGGGCCTTCAACTGCTTGGCCCAGCGCACCAAGTAGTGGGCCTGAGGGATTAATTGGTCAAGCCGGGAGTAATAGTCAGCCGCCTTTTTAAAATCATTGCTATCAGCAAATAGTCTAGCCAGAGCCCCAAGAATTGCCGGTTCAGGGCCGACAATCTTTTGTGCCTTTTCAAAAGCGTATAGAGCACGATCCACCAAACCCGCCCTTTTAAAATCATTACCCAATTCATACCAAGCCCTGGCTTTAAACTGATCGTCAAGGTTTGGACGGGCAATTAGGGTCTGTCTGATTTGAATGGCCCGTTCAATCTCACCCTGGGCCCTGAACAAGTTACCCAATGCCAAGTAGATTTCTACGGCATCTGGATTATTTTTGACTACCCGACTGAGTTCACCAATAGCCGCAAAAGTATCTCCTGAAGGTAAAGGGTAACTTTCATTAAGATTTATGAAAGAGTTGTTGTCCTTCAGTCTTTTCTTTTTGAGTCTAGAGAACCAGCCACGGACCGACATAGAAGATTTAAGAACCCGTAGTTTCAGAATCAGTTGAAAATCTTTCTTCTTCTAGGGGCATATTGCGTAATGAGTTGACCTCTTTTTCAAGATCGGCAATCTTGCTTTTGCAAACTCTTAACTGCTTGGAGAGTTTAATTTTTTCGGCAAGAAAGTAGAATAGAGAGATAAAAGCACCGACTACAAAGGCTATTAGAATCAGAAGATAAATAGGTATTTCCCGGCTCTCGAAATGGTTACCCAAAATATCAAGTTTTAAGGACAAAGACATAGATAAAAGCTCTGTGTTCTGAACAAAAAAGAGCATGGAAAAGAAGAAGATCAAAACCAGGATAGCGACTTTTACATAACGCATACCAGTCTCCTTTATAAATGTTTAAGGGTTAGGAGATATTACGATTTAACCTTTTCAAAATAGGGTTTAAGCTTGCCATAAGTTGTTCGCAAATGTTCGGGAATAACCATGGTTTCACTCATAACAGCCATGAATGAATGGTCTCCGATCCAGCGAGGAACAAGATGAAAATGCAGGTGTTCTTCAATGCCAGCTCCGGCAGCTTCCCCGATATTTAGACCTATATTAATGCCATGGGGATTAAAAGCTTTTTTCAAAATATCCGTACAAACCTGCATATAATCCATCATCTCATGGGCTTCTTCTCTTGAAAGCTCTGTTAAGCACTTTACGTGTCTATAGGGGGGTACCATGAGATGTCCGCTACTATACGGGTATTTATTCATGATCACAAAACAAAATTTTCCCCTATGTAGAACCAGCCTTTGTTCGTCTTCATCGGTATGCTCAGGCAAACAAAAAACACATTCCTCAGGCTTAGGCCCCAGAATGTACTCAATTCTCCATGGCGCCCAGAGAGTTTTCATAATTTTGAATTCTTAAAGTAAAGGTTTAAGGTTTTGGTTTCGTGCTCAAAAAAATACGGTCTAATTAACCGAAAAAAATAGCTTTTTTAAATTACAAAATTTGGCTTAAAAACTTCTTTGTTCTTGGGTGCTCGGGTTTAGTAAAAAAATGCTCAGGTGTACCAACTTCTAAAATCTGACCTGCATCCATAAATACCACCCGGTCGGCAACCTGGCGAGCAAAACCCATTTCGTGAGTTACTACCACCATGGTCATGCCCTCCATTGCCAAGTTTACCATGACATCAAGCACTTCACCAATCATTTCCGGGTCAAGGGCTGAAGTTGGTTCGTCAAAAAGCATAATTTTGGGATTCATGGCCAGGGCCCGGGCTATGGCCACGCGTTGTTGCTGTCCCCCGGACAACTGTCCGGGATAAGCATTGGCCTTATCTCGGATGCCCACCTTTTCCAGGAGTTTAAAAGCTATATCTTCAGCCTCTTTCTGAGGAATTTTCTTTAATTTTATCGGAGCCATGGTCAGGTTTTGCAGGACAGTTTTATGGGGGAAAAGGTTAAAGTTTTGAAAAACCATACCTAGCTCCATACGCACCTTATTAATATCACATTTACCATCAGTGATATCCTGGCCATCGACAATAATTTTTCCGCGATCAACGCTCTCTAGGCGGTTAATGGTGCGAAGGAGGGTGCTTTTCCCTGATCCACTCGGCCCGATAATAACCACCTTTTCTTGTGGTTTAATATCAAGCGATACATTATTTAAGGCAATTACCTGGCCAAAATATTTGTAAATATTTTTGATTTGAATAATCGGAGTTTTATCACTCATAAGGCTTCATCTTTTCTTCCATGATGCTCACCATTTTGGACAAAATCAAGGTAATAAGCAAGTAAATGAGAGCGATCATGGTGTATGTTTCAAAATAAGCAAAGGTTTCGGTCGCAAACTCTCTTCCTCGCCGTAAAAGATCGGCTACAGCCAAAATTGAAACCAGAGATGTATCTTTGAGCAAGGCTATGAATTCATTACCCACCGGAGGCAGGATCGTGCGCATGGCCTGGGGGATGATTACGTAAAACATGGTCTGCGTGCGATTAAATCCCAGCGATCTTGCCGCTTCTGTTTGTCCATGATCAATGGACTCTATGCCGGCACGAAAAACTTCCCCCATATACGCCCCATAGCAGATTGTCATGGCTAGTACTGCCGCCAAAAAAGGGGGGACTTGAACAAAACTGCCCAGGGCATAATAGATGTAAAAAAGTTGAACCAGGAGGGGAATGCCTCGAATTACTTCAACATAAATAGAAGCAATAAGATTAACAAACCGATTACGGGCTATTCTACCTAAACCGGTCAACAGGCCCACAATCAAAGATAAGGCTATGGATAAAAAGGTTACCTCAAAAGTAACCAAAATTCCATCCGGAACAAATTTTAAAATACGTAAATAGGGGTCCGGCTTAAAGGCGACCAGGAGTATTATGGTCAGCAATGCCCCAATGAGAGTTATTCGCCAAGCCGTTACCAGGCCTTTATCTTTTGGCGAGGGTATAGCTGCACCGTCAGTGACGTCAATTTTAATTTCTTTGTCTCTATTCATCGGCCATGTGTATGCTTAAAAAATAGAGGCCGAGAGAGTTCTCGGCCCCGGAATCATTTAGTTGCTTCCAAACCACTTCTCTTTAATTTGTTTCTCAATGCCCTTGGCTTTAACTGCACGGATACCTTTATTAATTAAATCCAGAACTTCTTTATTCCCTTTCTTTACTGCAATACCATAATATTCATCACCTGAGTCTATAATAGCCCCAATCTTTAATTTTTCAGAAAATTTTGGTTCTCTAAGCGCATACTGGGCAGCAACAGGATCGTCACAAACAACACCATCAATACGGCCATTTAAAAGATCCTGCATGGCCAAACCGATTTCATCATAAGACTTGGCAACAACTCCTGGAACTTTTTTAACGGCAAAATAACCAGTGGTGCCGATTTGGGCTCCAACAACTTTTCCTTTCATGTCTTCAAGGCTCTTGGCTTTGCTTTCTTTGGGCACAACCAGACCCTGGCTGACTTTAAAATATGGTTCGCTGAAATCCATGGCTTTTTTCCGTTCAGGAGTAATACTTACTGAAGAACAGATGGCATCGTAATTGCCCCCGGCAAGGCCGGCAAAGATCCCATCCCAGGCTGTGTTTTTGAATACCGGAGTAAATCCAGCTTCCTTGGCTGCAGCCTTCATGTAATCAATGGAATAACCAACAATTTCTTTGTCTTCATTGACAAATTCCATTGGAGGCCAAGTGGCGTCCACTGCAAAGACAATAGTCCTGGCTAGAGCCGTCTGGGAAAAGATTAAACAAAAAGCCATCAACATAAAAAATTTTTTAAACATTTCGCATCCTCCTAAAAATTTTGCAAAGTTTCAAGAAAGGGTTTCAGAAAAGGCTCGGGTTAAACAAACTTGGTTCTGTTAATTTATTGCCCTTTTTTGGTCAAGAAATGTTACAAGTATATGACCATAAAATTTTAAACTTTGGGCTTTACCTCCCGATTTATAATCTTTTTTAGCCATTCAAGCTGACTTTTCCGGTCACTAGCTAAACCATCTACCTGAGCAGCACGCAATTCTCTTAAAATTTGTCCATAAACAGGACCTGGCTCAACACCCAACTCCTTTAAATCTTTTCCGGTAATCAAGACCGGCAGTTGACGCAACCTGGTTACAAAAAGAGAAATATTTTTGCGCATTTCATCTTTTTGACTTTTGGCCATTAAATACAGCAAGCCTTCCAAGGGGAGGGGGTCTAAAATAAAGTAGAGATCGCTTAATTTTTGCTGCCCTTGCTGCCATTTGTAAATTTTGGCAGCTGTTTCATTGATCTGCCTCTGTAACCCCAAAAGATTCTCTTCTTCCTTTTTGGAAAAATTTAACCTTTTGGTAATGAGTTTAGTTTGGTCGTCATTGAATGTGCTACATAAACCCAAAAAATAAACCAGCCACTTTTCTACCTTTTCTTCCAGGTACAAAAGCTTGTGCCAACTCAGAACCTTCTCAATTTCACCAAGAATTTTCAGTATATTCGGTGTTAAATTGAGCAGTGGATGAATAGCCTTCAGTAGACCAAAACCATCCATGCGTTTTAGACAGGCCAGGGGATTGTTTTCGGCAAAGATCATTTTCAGTTCCTGAAAAATTCGCCGGCCGGACAACCTGGGGAAAATATTTAAGTTTATCGCATTCTTAATTAGTCGTTCAGTCTGCTTGCCTATGCGAAAGCCAAAACGTTGTTCAAAGCGGATGGCCCTGATTATGCGGGTGGGATCTTCCACAAAACTCAAGGCATGCAGGACGCGAATTACCTTTTCTTTTAAGTCTTTTTGTCCGCCAAAAAAATCGACCATCTTGCCAAACTGGTCGGGATTTAAGTGGACAGCCAGGGCATTTATGGTAAAATCCCTGCGATACAGGTCCATTTTTATGCTGGACAACTCCACAGTGGGTAGGGCGGCAGGGTACTCGTAATATTCCAATCTGGCCGTGGCCACATCTATACGCTGACCATTTTCCAGGATAACCACAGCCGTCCTGAATTTTTGATGTGCTCTCACCCTTCCTTTAAGTTTTGCGGCCAATTTTTTGGCAAAGGCAATACCATCTCCCTCGACCACCAGGTCTACATCCAGATTGGGCTGGTTAAGTAAAATGTCACGGACAAAACCTCCGACACAAAAAAGCTCATACCCCATTTCCTGGGCGAGCTTACCGGCAAGTTTCAGGAGGTTATACAAGTCCTTGGGCAGACGATCCCTTAAAAGGGAAGAAATGTTTCGTTCTCTTTTCTTTTCCGAGAAAAGGGCTTCTGGAATACGGCCCGGTTCTTTGATTAAAATATTGATAAGATCTGTGCGTGTAATAACCCCAATGACCTGTTCATTTTCAATAATAGGCACAAGCCTTTGTCTCTGGCCCAGGATGATCTCAATAACTTGGTACAGATCATCTTCAGGGCCCAGGGCTACGAATTCACGCAACATGTATTCCTTGACAGGCACATGGCCCAGGCCATGACTGACTGCCTTTTCAGCCAACTGGTGTTCAAGAATGCCTACACATTTCCTGGTCTTTTCATCCAAAATTGGTACTGCCTTGAGGCCAAATCGAGTCATCAGTTCCGCGGCCTGGGCCATGGTTTTATTTTTCTCCGTACAGATAGGGGGACTGGACATAAGGTCCTTGACCAGGTTTTTAGGGGTTATCTGAGAATAGAGAAGGGCAAAAAGTTCATCTTTGACCTGAGCCGGAGTCCTGTCTTTAATAGTGGCAGAGGCAGCAAAAGGATGTCCTCCACCACCCAGGGACGAACATATCCGGCCTACATCTACTTCCTTGGTTCTGCTCCTGGCAACTACATGAATCCGATCCTGCATGCGACCTATGGCAAAGAGAACCCGAATATTTTCCATGTCCAGGAGTTTATGGGCTAGCAGGGCAAAATCCCCCACATAATAGTCCAGAGATACCTCGGCTACGACAATTTCTACCCCGTTTATTTTATGTGTAGTAGCGGATTCCAACAGGGCGTTAAGAATAGAAATCTGTTCAGCGCTTAAATCGCGATTGATCATATCTGAGATGATATTCAAATCCATGCCCTTTGTTTTTAACCAGGCCGCAGCCAGAAGGTCATGTTCTGTGGTGGAATTGAAAGTAAAGCAACCTGTATCTTCATACAGCCCCAACCCCAGAATTGTGGCCTCGTCATCGCTCAGGTCTATTTTTTTATCCTTTATAATATGAGTAAGTATGGCTGTGGTTGAGCCCCAGGGTTTGATTATATTTATTTTTCCCTGAATATCTTCTTCAGAATCGGGGTGGTGATCATAAATATGGATTTCGAGACCAGGATTATCCAGGATAGCTTGGACGTGAGAGACTCTGGATTTTTGCCTGGTATCGACAATGACCAGTTTTTTCACCTGCGCACAGTCAATGTCTTTAATAGATTTAAAATTATATAAATATGTTGCACTCTGAATAAAAAAATTTTTGATATTTTTTTCCTGACTACCTGGAAAAATGAGCACTGCTTCAGGATGTAATTTACTGGCCGCAACCATAGCTGCTAAGGCGTCGAAGTCAGCATTCAAGTGACAGGTAATAATAATCTCGGCTTTGATCTTTGATTTTTTCATAATTTAGTAAGTAGTTAAAATAGTTAACTGAGTGACTGAATAATTATAGGTTTGATGTTTGTATGTACAAAAAAAATATCTCAACTTTCTGAGTTAATTTGCGAGCGCATTTTCTTCAATGCTGACAAAGACTTGGACACATCTAAGGCTTGCTTGCGGGCTGTGCATAATGGGGTTAGTCAATAGAATATTATTTAATGCCTTTTCTGTTGTTATGATGGGTTTCGAAAGTTCGATGGAACAACCTCCCTATGCACAGCACTTCCGCAATCTTCGCCAAGATGTGTTACCCAACCCGTTTGTAATGCATTTCAGAAAATGCACTCTTCAATTGTGTAGTAATTTGAGGATGTTAATCGTGTCAGAAAGTTGAGAAAAATATTTTTAAACAATCGCCAGATATTAATACACATGCCGATAGTCACGTTTTAGAAGTTTCAACAAAATCATCACAAGTCAACCTATTAAAATAACTCAACTATTTAACTAAATTAAAGTCACGCGGATGAAATTTTTTATGTATATCCAGTAGCCTGCTGGTTTGTATGTGGGTATAAATTTCCGTGGCACTTATATCAGCGTGCCCCAGCAAAATTTGTACTGTACGCAGGTCAGCTCCTCCTTCCAGAAGGTGGGTGGCAAAGGAGTGCCTTAAAGTATGCGGGGAAATTGTTTGTTTGAGTCCGGCCAATTTTGCATATTTCTTGATGATTTTCCATACTCCCTGTCGAGTCAAGGCCTTTCCCGAACGGTTTAAGAAAATATAATCTTCTTTAGGCGTGAATTTCTGCCTCCATATTTTCAGATAGGTATTCAACCACTTACCAGCGGTTAAATGAATGGGAACCAGTCTTTGTTTGCTTCCCTTACCCCATATTTTTAAGAGCCCAACCTGCTCGTCGTAATCTAATGGCTTGAGTGCAATCAGTTCGGAAACCCTTAACCCTGCCGCATACATAAGTTCGAGCATGGCTTTGTCTCTGAAACCAAGCTTTGTATTCGGCTTTGGAGCCATTAAAAGCTTATTGACCTCTGGTACAGTCAAAGCTTTGGGTAAGAGGCGAGGGAGTTTGGGATTTTCTAAAAACTGGGCTGGATTTTCAGGTATAAGATTTTGTTCCTGCAAAAAGGCATAAAAACCACGCAGGGCAGCCATATGGCGAGCCAGGGTCCTGCTTTGTAAACCCTTCTGGCGTAAAAAAAGAAGATACAGAAAAAGAATGTTTTCGCTAACTTTAATCAAAGAATAATTTTTATTGATTAAAAAACTTTGAAATGACTTTAAATCCGTAGCATAAGCTTCAACGGTTTTGGGTGATAACCCCTTGACCACGAGAAGATGCTCGAGAAAACTGTCTATTGCGTCTGTAGCGTCCATTGAGTCCTTTTTTGAGTCTTGAATTCTTTTTTGCCCGAAGTTTTGGAATTTACACATCATCCCTTGCAGCCTCAAGAGGAAAAATATAATATATTCAGGTTGCGCAATTAATAATTATAAACTCAACACATCCAATGAAATCTGTAAACGCATATATTGGGCTTGGTTCAAATTTAGGCAGCCAACCGGAAAAAAACTTATCGTTGGCCATAAATGAAATCCGGTCACTGGAAGGGGTACGCATAACCAAAAAATCTAAAATTTATTGGACCGAACCACAAGGCCTTAAAGACCAGCCTTGGTTTGCCAACCAGGTCATAAAAGCGTCCTGTACCAGGAAATGGACAGCACATAACTTGCTCAGCGCCTTACTTGCCATTGAAGACAGGTTGGGGCGAAAACGGCTGCAGAAATGGGGGCCTCGAAAAATTGATCTGGATCTGTTGCTTTTTGATCAGGAAATAATGAACACTGAGTTTTTAACTCTTCCTCATCCAGAACTAAAAAACAGGGCCTTTGTACTTGTTCCGCTTTTAGAAATTAGTCCTGATCTTCAACTGCCGGATCAAACAAAAATTAAAGACATTATTCAAAATTTATCCTACAAATTTGAGAAAAATAAAATCTGGCAAGACTAGACTTTTAGAGCCTGTGGCCGAACCTTTTTATCAATTAATTTCCAAGGTTTTATTTCTGTCAGCGGTTTCTTTCATGCTGGTACAAAGACTTGGATTCATCTAAGTCTTGCTTGCAGACAGAGCATAATGGGATATTTTGGGTAAACAAATATTCTTTTTATTTTTATTAAGGTAATTCGAATTTAATAATGTCAACAATTTTAACAGCTTAACAATTTAAGACAACTAAAACTTAAACCAAAACTTTAAGAAAAGGAAGGGGGAAATGATTAAGTTACTAATTTTCGTTGTAGCCGGTTATTTTCTTTTCAAACTTCTCACTAATGACAAAAAGAAAAAGAAAGAAATGCAAGAAAAGAAAAAAGAAAATTTGGCCGCTAACGGAATAATGGTTAAAGATCCAATTTGCGGAACTTACGTGCCTAAAGACGGAGATATCAGGGTCAGGCAGGGAGAAAATGTATATCATTTTTGCTGCTATGAGTGTCGGGACAAATTTTTAAAGCAAATTGAGCAAGGCTAACCATCGATTAAGATCGAACCCTAACAAGGAGAAAAAGTGAAATTTTTTCTTGATACTGCAAACATTAATGAAATCAAAAGAATTCAGGAATTTGGACTTGTCGACGGAGTCACAACCAATCCCACTTTGCTGGCAAAAGAAGGAGGCAGGTGGGAAGAAATTGTCGAGTCAATCTGTAAGCTTGTGGATGGTCCGGTACACTTGGAAGTAGTGAGCACAAATGCCAGAGACATTGTCCGGGAAGCCAAAGACTTGATCAAATTTGGTCCCAATGTGGTGGCCAAAATTTCTATGAGCATGGAAGCAATCGAAGCCGTGCGTATTCTTTCCTCCATGGGAATTCCAACAAATGTAAGCCTGATTTTTTCTCCACTCCAGGCCCTGATGGCTGCAAAAGCAGGAGCCAACTACGTCAGTCCATTCGTAGGCCGTTTGGATGATCTTGGCCATGATGGCATGGAACTGGTTTCACAGATCATATCTATTTTTGAAAATTATGGCTTTGATACAGAAGTGATCGTGTCGAGCATCAGACATCCGGGTCATGTTTTAGATGCAGCCTTAATGGGAGCAGACATTGCCACCATCCCATTCAAAGTAATTCAAAAATTGAGTCATTATCCGGAATATTTTTACAGCTCATAACCCCCCCAATTTATTTTCTCTTAGCGGCTTTTATAGCCGCTTTTTTTAAAATCTAAACTTGTCTCATAATGTTAATTATGTAAACTTTAAAAAATATCTTGAGCAAAACCCCAAGGATTGGCAAGCTTGCGAAAGCACCCTATTACAAGTACGATTCGCCTTTTTTCAGGTTCTTACCGACCTGGGCGATCTTTAATTTAGTTTTTTAACCAAAAACCAATGTGTAAGATTGCCACGGGCACTGAAGCTGCCATTGCAATGACAATCTTGCACCTGTCATTGCGAGCTTAAGCAAAGTGCAGCGAAGTAATCTCAAAGTTTAAACTGCAAAAAATTCGCTTAATTCAGGTTCCTGATTTTAGATTTTTGTCTGGCAAGGAGAAAAACAGATGATAAAAAAAATATGCCTGGGCATGGCCATCATGATTGTTTTGCCAACAGTATGTTTAGCTGCAAAAAAAGAAAAGATAACTTACGAAGAGTGGCTTTTAAACTTCAAGGCTTACGATGCTTACGTGCGTTATTTACAAACAAAAAACCCTACACCTGACTCCATAATTAGCCAAGCCAAACTTTTACTGACCCTAAACAGGCCACGCCGAACTTTAGACGTTTTAAAACAGTTTGAAACATTACCAAAATTCGAAGGCCAAAGATTATGGCTTATGGCCAGAGCTTATCGCATGTTGGGTGAATATGACCGTGCAATATCCAATTTTGTTCTGGCTGCAGAATATTTTTCAAATCCTGAGTTAGTTAAGTTATTCTCACAGGAAAAGGAACTGGATAGGCTATGGCGTGATGTATGCACTAAATGGTTTTGGGAAAGTCTTTATGTGCAAAGAAAAGCCGAGCAGGCTAAACTATTAAATTCGGCAGTACAGCTAGCTAGAAAAGTATGGCCTGAACAGGAGTTATGGACCAGGTTTGCAAGTAGCTTATCTCAGCCGGAAAAAAATCTAACTTATTATGATGAACAGATCCCCTATCTACTGGCCAAAGCTTTGTCTGCCCAGAGCATCAAAAACTGGTTTTTGAGCTCTAACCATTTAAATAAGATAACTACCTTAAAGATTAGAAACTTTTGGACAAGACTA is part of the Desulfovulcanus ferrireducens genome and harbors:
- a CDS encoding tetratricopeptide repeat protein, with product MSVRGWFSRLKKKRLKDNNSFINLNESYPLPSGDTFAAIGELSRVVKNNPDAVEIYLALGNLFRAQGEIERAIQIRQTLIARPNLDDQFKARAWYELGNDFKRAGLVDRALYAFEKAQKIVGPEPAILGALARLFADSNDFKKAADYYSRLDQLIPQAHYLVRWAKQLKARQESDLGQKALRKALKVYPGSVEAWLELIIRNYQKRNWRSLSKNLSQALVNVSPNLKFVLLEGLYQFARSLNDNSSKPLIDPECSQIVVEIISETDQDILLCFYSALFLIASENEEQAKDWLEKTLVLGPDFWPARLELLALTQKEQELTDSFRVQLEFFLKKARLVKRFICSRCGLKREQIFFVCPRCHSWHSISFRTRLND
- a CDS encoding LapA family protein produces the protein MRYVKVAILVLIFFFSMLFFVQNTELLSMSLSLKLDILGNHFESREIPIYLLILIAFVVGAFISLFYFLAEKIKLSKQLRVCKSKIADLEKEVNSLRNMPLEEERFSTDSETTGS
- a CDS encoding HIT family protein, whose protein sequence is MKTLWAPWRIEYILGPKPEECVFCLPEHTDEDEQRLVLHRGKFCFVIMNKYPYSSGHLMVPPYRHVKCLTELSREEAHEMMDYMQVCTDILKKAFNPHGINIGLNIGEAAGAGIEEHLHFHLVPRWIGDHSFMAVMSETMVIPEHLRTTYGKLKPYFEKVKS
- a CDS encoding amino acid ABC transporter ATP-binding protein, producing MSDKTPIIQIKNIYKYFGQVIALNNVSLDIKPQEKVVIIGPSGSGKSTLLRTINRLESVDRGKIIVDGQDITDGKCDINKVRMELGMVFQNFNLFPHKTVLQNLTMAPIKLKKIPQKEAEDIAFKLLEKVGIRDKANAYPGQLSGGQQQRVAIARALAMNPKIMLFDEPTSALDPEMIGEVLDVMVNLAMEGMTMVVVTHEMGFARQVADRVVFMDAGQILEVGTPEHFFTKPEHPRTKKFLSQIL
- a CDS encoding amino acid ABC transporter permease, which encodes MNRDKEIKIDVTDGAAIPSPKDKGLVTAWRITLIGALLTIILLVAFKPDPYLRILKFVPDGILVTFEVTFLSIALSLIVGLLTGLGRIARNRFVNLIASIYVEVIRGIPLLVQLFYIYYALGSFVQVPPFLAAVLAMTICYGAYMGEVFRAGIESIDHGQTEAARSLGFNRTQTMFYVIIPQAMRTILPPVGNEFIALLKDTSLVSILAVADLLRRGREFATETFAYFETYTMIALIYLLITLILSKMVSIMEEKMKPYE
- a CDS encoding basic amino acid ABC transporter substrate-binding protein, whose amino-acid sequence is MFKKFFMLMAFCLIFSQTALARTIVFAVDATWPPMEFVNEDKEIVGYSIDYMKAAAKEAGFTPVFKNTAWDGIFAGLAGGNYDAICSSVSITPERKKAMDFSEPYFKVSQGLVVPKESKAKSLEDMKGKVVGAQIGTTGYFAVKKVPGVVAKSYDEIGLAMQDLLNGRIDGVVCDDPVAAQYALREPKFSEKLKIGAIIDSGDEYYGIAVKKGNKEVLDLINKGIRAVKAKGIEKQIKEKWFGSN
- a CDS encoding CBS domain-containing protein, with product MKKSKIKAEIIITCHLNADFDALAAMVAASKLHPEAVLIFPGSQEKNIKNFFIQSATYLYNFKSIKDIDCAQVKKLVIVDTRQKSRVSHVQAILDNPGLEIHIYDHHPDSEEDIQGKINIIKPWGSTTAILTHIIKDKKIDLSDDEATILGLGLYEDTGCFTFNSTTEHDLLAAAWLKTKGMDLNIISDMINRDLSAEQISILNALLESATTHKINGVEIVVAEVSLDYYVGDFALLAHKLLDMENIRVLFAIGRMQDRIHVVARSRTKEVDVGRICSSLGGGGHPFAASATIKDRTPAQVKDELFALLYSQITPKNLVKDLMSSPPICTEKNKTMAQAAELMTRFGLKAVPILDEKTRKCVGILEHQLAEKAVSHGLGHVPVKEYMLREFVALGPEDDLYQVIEIILGQRQRLVPIIENEQVIGVITRTDLINILIKEPGRIPEALFSEKKRERNISSLLRDRLPKDLYNLLKLAGKLAQEMGYELFCVGGFVRDILLNQPNLDVDLVVEGDGIAFAKKLAAKLKGRVRAHQKFRTAVVILENGQRIDVATARLEYYEYPAALPTVELSSIKMDLYRRDFTINALAVHLNPDQFGKMVDFFGGQKDLKEKVIRVLHALSFVEDPTRIIRAIRFEQRFGFRIGKQTERLIKNAINLNIFPRLSGRRIFQELKMIFAENNPLACLKRMDGFGLLKAIHPLLNLTPNILKILGEIEKVLSWHKLLYLEEKVEKWLVYFLGLCSTFNDDQTKLITKRLNFSKKEEENLLGLQRQINETAAKIYKWQQGQQKLSDLYFILDPLPLEGLLYLMAKSQKDEMRKNISLFVTRLRQLPVLITGKDLKELGVEPGPVYGQILRELRAAQVDGLASDRKSQLEWLKKIINREVKPKV
- the xerD gene encoding site-specific tyrosine recombinase XerD, with translation MDATDAIDSFLEHLLVVKGLSPKTVEAYATDLKSFQSFLINKNYSLIKVSENILFLYLLFLRQKGLQSRTLARHMAALRGFYAFLQEQNLIPENPAQFLENPKLPRLLPKALTVPEVNKLLMAPKPNTKLGFRDKAMLELMYAAGLRVSELIALKPLDYDEQVGLLKIWGKGSKQRLVPIHLTAGKWLNTYLKIWRQKFTPKEDYIFLNRSGKALTRQGVWKIIKKYAKLAGLKQTISPHTLRHSFATHLLEGGADLRTVQILLGHADISATEIYTHIQTSRLLDIHKKFHPRDFNLVK
- the folK gene encoding 2-amino-4-hydroxy-6-hydroxymethyldihydropteridine diphosphokinase: MKSVNAYIGLGSNLGSQPEKNLSLAINEIRSLEGVRITKKSKIYWTEPQGLKDQPWFANQVIKASCTRKWTAHNLLSALLAIEDRLGRKRLQKWGPRKIDLDLLLFDQEIMNTEFLTLPHPELKNRAFVLVPLLEISPDLQLPDQTKIKDIIQNLSYKFEKNKIWQD
- a CDS encoding transcriptional regulator: MIKLLIFVVAGYFLFKLLTNDKKKKKEMQEKKKENLAANGIMVKDPICGTYVPKDGDIRVRQGENVYHFCCYECRDKFLKQIEQG
- the fsa gene encoding fructose-6-phosphate aldolase; this translates as MKFFLDTANINEIKRIQEFGLVDGVTTNPTLLAKEGGRWEEIVESICKLVDGPVHLEVVSTNARDIVREAKDLIKFGPNVVAKISMSMEAIEAVRILSSMGIPTNVSLIFSPLQALMAAKAGANYVSPFVGRLDDLGHDGMELVSQIISIFENYGFDTEVIVSSIRHPGHVLDAALMGADIATIPFKVIQKLSHYPEYFYSS